Proteins from a genomic interval of Rhodococcus rhodochrous:
- a CDS encoding DUF7144 family membrane protein, giving the protein MSHDVRPDRDGMSVKQGIAAGTSIGAAIILATVGVVQLFQGIAAVAEDEVFVRGVEYTFKFDFTTWGWIHIVLGVVMLVAGLALMSGATWARVTAIVLAALSIIANFLWLPYYPWWSILIIALDAVVIWAISTWQPRADYY; this is encoded by the coding sequence ATGTCTCATGACGTACGTCCCGACAGGGACGGGATGAGTGTGAAACAGGGCATCGCCGCAGGCACCTCGATCGGGGCCGCGATCATCCTGGCAACGGTCGGCGTCGTCCAGCTCTTCCAGGGCATCGCGGCGGTGGCCGAGGACGAAGTCTTCGTGCGGGGCGTGGAATACACGTTCAAGTTCGACTTCACCACGTGGGGATGGATCCACATCGTCCTCGGTGTCGTGATGCTGGTCGCCGGTCTCGCGTTGATGAGCGGCGCCACCTGGGCCCGTGTCACGGCGATCGTCCTCGCTGCGTTGTCGATCATCGCGAACTTCCTGTGGTTGCCGTACTACCCGTGGTGGTCGATCCTGATCATCGCGCTGGATGCGGTCGTGATCTGGGCGATCTCGACCTGGCAGCCGCGCGCCGACTACTACTGA